In one window of Candidatus Methanoplasma cognatum DNA:
- a CDS encoding 50S ribosomal protein L40e — protein sequence MARFKEAEHRLLEKTVCMSCYATNPKKADKCRKCGYSNLRPKAKESRKQ from the coding sequence ATGGCACGTTTCAAAGAGGCTGAGCACAGGCTCCTTGAGAAAACTGTATGCATGAGCTGCTATGCTACGAACCCTAAAAAAGCAGACAAATGCCGCAAATGCGGTTACAGCAATCTCAGGCCCAAAGCCAAAGAGAGCAGGAAACAGTGA
- a CDS encoding sugar phosphate isomerase/epimerase, translating into MSIKHLFSYSVCQPLDELPRGGDGLKDIGCDGVELFTLFEKVPQIYRKISPSVHLPFAIDWYSGWTGTADLGEFTEENVRPVMYGRDRDEIVKNLKAAIEHAADIEPAYGVLHAGNTNLDEVMLRKQTGDSREILRAFCEMVNQVVSRFKGGEPPFKLAFENLWWPGLRLRDPWEYRLISSRLEFDNWGFCLDTGHLMNTLPDAYDEPTCVERLLEIFDGYPDDMKERIGTMHLHLSTSAEYRNTFEEAIRPPGETMADTISRSYPHIAKIDQHKPFSTDGCRLLVDALSPDFVTHEMMGSRTDDVIGDFLQQRSFFP; encoded by the coding sequence ATGTCAATAAAGCATCTTTTCAGTTATTCGGTGTGTCAGCCCCTTGATGAGCTTCCGCGCGGCGGGGACGGCCTGAAAGATATAGGATGCGACGGCGTGGAGCTGTTCACTCTTTTTGAAAAGGTGCCGCAGATATACAGGAAGATATCGCCGTCGGTCCATCTTCCATTCGCTATCGATTGGTACAGCGGATGGACCGGCACAGCCGACCTCGGTGAGTTCACCGAAGAGAATGTGAGGCCCGTCATGTACGGGAGGGACAGGGACGAGATCGTGAAGAACCTAAAGGCCGCCATAGAGCATGCGGCGGATATAGAGCCGGCATACGGGGTCCTTCACGCAGGCAATACGAATCTGGACGAAGTGATGCTCAGAAAGCAGACCGGCGACAGCAGGGAGATCCTCAGAGCGTTCTGCGAGATGGTGAATCAGGTGGTCTCCAGATTCAAAGGCGGCGAGCCGCCTTTCAAACTGGCCTTCGAGAACCTGTGGTGGCCGGGGCTGAGGCTGCGGGACCCCTGGGAGTACAGGCTCATCAGTTCCCGCTTGGAGTTCGACAACTGGGGGTTCTGTCTCGATACGGGCCATTTGATGAACACGCTTCCGGACGCATATGACGAACCCACATGCGTTGAGAGGTTGCTAGAGATATTCGACGGGTATCCGGATGACATGAAGGAGCGTATAGGCACAATGCATCTGCATCTTAGCACCAGCGCGGAATACAGGAACACCTTCGAAGAGGCGATAAGGCCTCCGGGCGAGACCATGGCCGATACCATATCCAGATCATATCCCCACATAGCTAAGATAGATCAGCACAAACCATTCTCCACAGACGGATGCAGACTGCTCGTGGACGCTCTTTCCCCCGATTTCGTGACCCATGAGATGATGGGATCGAGAACGGACGATGTGATCGGGGACTTCCTTCAGCAAAGGTCGTTCTTCCCCTGA
- the eno gene encoding phosphopyruvate hydratase, translating into MKIEKVWAREVLDSRGNPTLEAELTVGGKRITAIAPSGASTGTWEAYELRDGGDRYGGKGVLKAADNVKNEASKVLVGMDPSDQRAIDYALIDLDGTDNKTRLGGNATTAVSLAAAKAGAFSLGIDVYEHVGNDHVTIPVPMFNIINGGKHAGGGLKIQECMIVPAGAASFSECLRMSSEIYMELKSILKKRYGTSAVNIGDEGGFAPPLKTTEEAMDIIVESISGAGYSPGDEVSLAIDAASSEFYDDGIYEVDGQKLTALELADLYASLAEKFPLISIEDPFFEDDFDATAELTSMIGKKVQIVGDDIFVTNTGRLCKGIEMGAANAMLLKVNQIGTITESADAAQMSFDNGYGVVVSHRSGETEDTTIADLSVGWGTGQIKTGAPARGERTAKYNRLLRIEEDLGSKAVFPGKKAFRL; encoded by the coding sequence ATGAAGATCGAAAAGGTATGGGCAAGAGAAGTTCTGGACTCGAGGGGGAATCCCACCCTTGAGGCGGAACTCACAGTGGGCGGGAAGAGAATAACGGCGATAGCTCCGTCAGGGGCCTCCACCGGCACATGGGAAGCATATGAGCTGAGGGACGGGGGAGACAGATACGGGGGGAAAGGCGTCCTGAAAGCGGCGGATAACGTAAAGAATGAGGCGTCAAAGGTGCTGGTGGGTATGGATCCCTCGGACCAAAGGGCGATAGATTATGCCCTCATAGATCTGGACGGCACCGATAACAAGACCCGGCTGGGCGGGAACGCAACGACCGCTGTCTCACTGGCAGCGGCCAAGGCAGGCGCTTTTTCGCTTGGCATAGATGTGTATGAGCATGTGGGAAACGATCATGTCACTATTCCCGTGCCCATGTTCAATATCATCAACGGAGGGAAGCATGCGGGCGGAGGCCTCAAGATACAGGAATGTATGATAGTCCCTGCCGGTGCGGCATCGTTCTCGGAATGCCTGAGAATGTCCTCGGAGATATACATGGAACTTAAGTCCATCCTGAAAAAGAGATACGGGACAAGCGCCGTCAACATCGGCGACGAAGGCGGTTTCGCGCCGCCGCTGAAAACGACCGAGGAAGCGATGGACATAATAGTGGAATCGATCTCCGGAGCGGGGTATTCGCCCGGTGACGAAGTATCCCTGGCGATCGATGCTGCATCTTCAGAGTTCTACGACGACGGCATCTACGAGGTGGACGGCCAAAAGCTCACCGCTTTGGAGCTGGCGGATCTGTATGCGTCCCTGGCCGAGAAATTCCCTCTGATCAGCATAGAGGACCCGTTCTTTGAGGATGATTTCGACGCCACCGCCGAGCTGACCTCCATGATTGGCAAAAAAGTGCAGATAGTAGGCGACGACATATTCGTCACTAACACCGGACGCCTGTGCAAAGGGATAGAGATGGGCGCCGCGAACGCGATGCTCCTGAAGGTCAATCAGATAGGCACCATCACAGAATCCGCAGACGCTGCTCAGATGAGCTTTGACAACGGATACGGCGTGGTGGTCTCCCACAGGTCGGGAGAGACCGAGGACACGACCATAGCGGACCTTTCGGTGGGGTGGGGGACAGGGCAGATAAAGACCGGGGCGCCGGCCAGAGGAGAGCGTACGGCAAAGTACAACAGGCTGCTCAGGATAGAAGAGGATCTCGGCTCAAAGGCGGTCTTCCCGGGAAAGAAAGCATTCAGGCTGTGA
- the rpe gene encoding ribulose-phosphate 3-epimerase gives MTKVAPSLLSADFSKLGEEIRRIETAGADWAHLDVMDGVFVPNITMGPPVIESIRKVTNIPFDVHLMIREPKKYVKRFAEAGSDMLTIHVDAGGDVKETLKEIRDLGVRPGITLNPGIPVESLDPYLDLVDLVLIMTVEAGFGGQSFQEIGLSKIARIREYAESQNPKLEISVDGGINRETGKRCVDAGATVLAAGSSLFGLKDMGKEIALWKTYGPDAGK, from the coding sequence ATGACAAAGGTCGCGCCGTCCCTGCTGTCCGCAGATTTCTCCAAACTGGGGGAGGAGATCCGGAGAATAGAGACCGCCGGCGCGGACTGGGCGCACCTCGACGTCATGGACGGCGTTTTCGTGCCTAATATAACCATGGGTCCGCCTGTGATCGAGTCTATAAGAAAAGTGACGAATATTCCTTTTGACGTCCATCTTATGATCCGAGAGCCTAAGAAATATGTGAAAAGATTCGCGGAGGCCGGCTCTGACATGCTCACGATACACGTGGACGCGGGAGGGGATGTGAAAGAGACCCTGAAAGAGATCAGGGATCTCGGAGTGAGACCGGGAATCACCCTGAACCCGGGGATCCCGGTGGAGAGTCTGGATCCTTACCTTGACCTTGTGGATCTTGTACTCATCATGACTGTGGAGGCCGGCTTCGGCGGACAGAGTTTTCAAGAGATTGGGCTATCGAAGATCGCCCGAATAAGGGAGTACGCCGAATCTCAGAACCCGAAGCTGGAGATATCCGTCGACGGCGGGATCAACCGCGAAACGGGAAAAAGATGCGTTGACGCCGGCGCGACCGTGCTTGCGGCCGGGAGTTCTCTGTTCGGTCTTAAGGATATGGGAAAAGAGATAGCCCTCTGGAAAACATACGGGCCGGACGCCGGAAAGTGA
- a CDS encoding methionine adenosyltransferase, protein MAKKNIHVNGVDEIPLPKRNIEIVERKGIGHPDSVADALAEEVSKALCKMYVKEYGHILHHNTDETQIAAGESAPRFGGGHVIDPSFILLVGRTTTHIDEGKDRKSLPCKPTALKAARKYLDKTFPNLDVDSEVILDAKFGMGSDDLTGVYKASGHLANDTSFGVGYAPYSITDKLVLKTEEYINGALKKKLPESGQDVKVMASRIGNEVTLTVACAMVDKYIEDAVAYKSAVEHLHSATLDNALKVVGSQKVDIKLHVNTGDDYKKKVYYLTCTGMSQEMGDDGSVGRGNRCNGLITPYRPMSMEATSGKNPITHIGKIYNIMSKLIADDIAKNIGGDAEIRVRLLSQIGKPVSEPLNASIDIVTVGADSDPRLTKWKSDAEMIAKDWLDNIDKVTELIINGKVRTF, encoded by the coding sequence ATGGCCAAGAAGAATATCCACGTGAACGGCGTCGATGAGATACCGCTGCCTAAAAGGAACATTGAGATCGTAGAAAGGAAAGGAATAGGACATCCGGACAGCGTTGCCGACGCTCTCGCCGAAGAGGTGAGCAAAGCTCTCTGTAAGATGTATGTCAAAGAGTATGGGCACATCCTCCATCATAACACAGATGAGACCCAGATCGCCGCAGGCGAGTCGGCCCCAAGATTCGGCGGGGGCCACGTCATAGATCCGTCATTCATTCTTTTGGTGGGCCGTACGACCACCCATATCGACGAAGGGAAGGACCGCAAGTCCCTTCCCTGCAAGCCGACCGCCCTCAAGGCCGCCAGAAAGTATCTGGACAAAACGTTCCCGAATCTGGACGTGGATTCGGAGGTCATACTGGATGCAAAATTCGGAATGGGGTCCGACGACCTCACCGGAGTGTATAAAGCATCGGGCCATCTGGCGAATGATACTTCCTTCGGCGTCGGATATGCGCCGTACTCGATAACGGACAAGCTTGTCCTGAAGACCGAGGAATACATAAACGGCGCTCTGAAGAAGAAGCTGCCGGAGAGCGGGCAGGACGTCAAAGTGATGGCGTCCAGGATCGGCAACGAGGTGACGCTCACGGTGGCATGCGCGATGGTCGACAAGTACATAGAAGATGCGGTAGCGTACAAATCGGCGGTGGAGCATCTGCACAGCGCGACGCTCGACAACGCACTGAAGGTCGTAGGTTCGCAGAAGGTAGATATCAAACTCCATGTCAACACCGGGGACGACTACAAGAAAAAGGTCTACTATCTGACATGTACGGGTATGTCCCAGGAAATGGGCGACGACGGATCCGTAGGAAGGGGCAACAGGTGCAACGGTCTTATAACACCATACCGGCCCATGTCAATGGAGGCCACCTCCGGAAAGAATCCCATCACTCACATAGGGAAGATATACAACATAATGTCCAAGCTGATCGCGGATGACATCGCAAAGAACATCGGAGGGGATGCGGAGATACGCGTAAGGCTCCTTTCACAGATAGGTAAGCCGGTATCCGAGCCGCTCAATGCGTCTATAGATATAGTGACCGTGGGCGCCGATTCCGATCCCAGGCTCACTAAGTGGAAGTCGGACGCTGAAATGATCGCAAAGGACTGGTTGGACAACATAGATAAAGTCACAGAGCTTATCATCAACGGAAAGGTCAGGACATTCTGA
- a CDS encoding nicotinate phosphoribosyltransferase produces the protein MDIYFERTKEILEESGLSGTKVCAEISGGSLPKGWEWAVFCGLEEVIRLTEGLPVSISAVPEGTIFRTRTAGSVRVPLMNIFGAYTDFGVMETAILGMLCQPSGIATAAARTKIAAKNKTVLAFGNRRMHPAISGVLDRSSYVGGCDAVSSKIGGEIIGSEPIGTVPHTLMLLMGSNDAAFRAFDRVIDKGVPRIMLIDTFSDERAAALEACASIKDLKGVRLDTPGSRRGNFKELINEVRWELDMNGHKDVDIIVSGGLDESSIAKIVDTSVSGFGVGTSISNSPTLDLSMDVVEKNGQPVSKRGKFGGRKFTYRCPQCFEMGVSLRQDDRIKCGCGCEMDMIEKEVLSGGVRVGRERTPSEIRETVLEQLRTIGEL, from the coding sequence ATGGACATATACTTCGAGCGCACAAAGGAGATCCTCGAAGAATCAGGACTCTCCGGGACGAAGGTATGCGCGGAGATATCCGGCGGTTCCCTGCCGAAAGGCTGGGAGTGGGCCGTTTTCTGCGGGCTTGAAGAAGTGATAAGACTCACCGAAGGTCTCCCCGTATCGATATCGGCGGTTCCGGAAGGAACGATATTCAGGACTAGGACGGCAGGCAGCGTAAGGGTGCCCCTCATGAACATATTCGGCGCGTATACGGATTTCGGGGTCATGGAGACCGCGATACTCGGGATGCTTTGTCAGCCGTCGGGCATCGCCACCGCGGCCGCGCGCACCAAGATCGCGGCAAAGAACAAGACCGTTCTGGCATTCGGCAATAGGAGGATGCACCCCGCCATATCCGGAGTTCTGGACAGATCCTCATACGTAGGAGGATGCGACGCGGTGTCGTCAAAGATAGGAGGGGAAATAATCGGCAGCGAGCCCATCGGGACGGTCCCCCACACACTGATGCTGCTGATGGGGAGCAACGACGCAGCTTTCAGAGCATTCGACAGAGTAATAGACAAAGGCGTCCCCAGGATAATGCTCATTGACACGTTCTCCGACGAGAGAGCGGCCGCGCTGGAAGCATGCGCTTCCATCAAAGACCTTAAAGGCGTCAGGTTAGACACCCCCGGCTCCAGGAGAGGCAACTTCAAAGAATTGATAAATGAGGTACGCTGGGAACTGGACATGAACGGGCATAAGGATGTCGATATCATAGTCTCCGGCGGGCTGGACGAGTCATCTATCGCTAAGATCGTGGATACGTCCGTATCCGGGTTCGGGGTCGGGACATCCATCAGCAACTCCCCCACATTGGACCTTTCCATGGATGTTGTGGAGAAGAACGGACAGCCGGTATCAAAGAGAGGCAAATTCGGCGGGAGGAAGTTCACATACAGGTGCCCGCAGTGTTTCGAGATGGGTGTGTCCCTGAGACAGGACGACAGAATAAAGTGCGGCTGCGGCTGCGAGATGGACATGATAGAAAAGGAAGTTCTCAGCGGCGGCGTAAGGGTCGGCAGGGAGAGAACGCCGTCAGAGATCCGCGAAACCGTGCTTGAACAGCTCAGGACCATCGGAGAACTTTGA
- a CDS encoding response regulator, with product MRVLIVDDNAALQEILTEVVTDAGHSAEVASTIDRALSLIASFRPDVILLDTDMHEGRGLILLDRMQDNSPSVGTPVIIIRSWNRQIPRDSPVATGRIEKPFTAQDVLESIEKVRAEGTDTGEAPVVPAAKQSETDQEPPGETLAQKGVSYGSSYVMFRSSSNEIHDLISAFGSEGCDVLVVTTRKKKTVMKRFRNSNINVLTMTIRLLGGHFDIYGLGTMIDNVEEFIRGAGRPVVAFDDLNKIMDRNGVNSTLTAIHQLVTKKYDKDHTFLVSLDPKKFTKKDKEILLNHMVNHDPIGE from the coding sequence ATGAGGGTTCTGATAGTAGATGACAATGCTGCCCTTCAGGAGATCCTGACTGAGGTCGTCACCGATGCCGGCCATTCGGCCGAGGTCGCGTCTACCATAGACAGGGCGTTATCTCTCATCGCATCGTTCCGTCCCGACGTCATTCTTTTGGATACGGACATGCACGAGGGGCGAGGTCTCATACTTTTGGACAGGATGCAGGACAATTCGCCATCCGTCGGCACGCCCGTCATAATAATAAGAAGCTGGAACAGGCAGATACCTCGGGACAGCCCCGTCGCCACAGGCCGCATAGAAAAACCATTCACTGCGCAGGATGTCCTGGAAAGCATAGAAAAAGTGAGGGCGGAAGGGACAGATACAGGAGAGGCGCCCGTCGTCCCGGCAGCTAAACAGTCCGAGACCGATCAAGAGCCGCCGGGAGAGACACTGGCGCAGAAAGGGGTCTCGTACGGCAGCTCATACGTCATGTTCCGGAGCAGCTCGAATGAGATCCATGATCTGATATCGGCGTTCGGCAGCGAGGGCTGCGATGTGCTGGTCGTGACGACCAGAAAGAAAAAGACGGTCATGAAGAGATTCAGGAACAGCAACATAAACGTTCTGACAATGACGATAAGGCTGCTTGGAGGCCATTTTGATATATACGGGCTGGGCACGATGATCGATAACGTGGAAGAATTCATAAGAGGCGCCGGCAGGCCGGTCGTCGCATTCGACGATCTGAATAAGATAATGGACAGGAACGGAGTGAATTCCACCCTTACGGCGATACACCAGCTAGTTACAAAAAAATACGACAAGGACCACACATTCCTTGTTTCTTTAGACCCAAAAAAATTCACAAAGAAGGACAAGGAGATATTACTTAACCATATGGTAAATCACGACCCAATCGGAGAATAA
- the rnz gene encoding ribonuclease Z, which yields MLEILFLGTGASIPSRERAMPCVAVRCGTEIILFDCGEGTQRQMMISPLSFMKVKGIFITHMHGDHFLGLPGLLQTMGLSGRKDRLLVCGPEGLSAGLDAILSVCEGDIGYELEVRELSHGERMEFDGFTVSAFRTDHTAPSFGYKLSEKDAKGRFNKKKAMELGLSPGPDYSKLHAGETVRGVTPEMVIGPSRPGYSVVYSGDTVPCAELSDAAAGADILIHESTFSEKESKLASDHKHSTSVQAAETAERCGCGMLFLIHISNRYDDKGIIEEEAKAVFGNSVVPGDMDMYTVSDRTPKEGRGFRRLPPKGS from the coding sequence ATGCTGGAGATCCTGTTCCTTGGCACAGGGGCAAGCATCCCCTCGAGAGAGAGGGCGATGCCTTGCGTGGCGGTCCGCTGCGGCACGGAGATAATTCTCTTTGACTGCGGGGAAGGGACCCAAAGACAGATGATGATCTCCCCGCTCTCATTCATGAAAGTAAAGGGGATATTCATCACGCATATGCACGGCGACCATTTCCTCGGACTTCCGGGGCTCCTCCAGACGATGGGCCTCTCCGGAAGAAAGGACAGGCTGCTGGTGTGCGGTCCGGAGGGACTGTCTGCGGGCCTTGACGCGATCCTTTCCGTATGCGAAGGGGACATCGGATATGAGCTTGAGGTAAGGGAGCTCTCTCACGGAGAAAGGATGGAGTTCGACGGGTTCACCGTGTCGGCTTTCAGGACGGATCACACCGCGCCGTCCTTCGGCTACAAGCTGTCCGAGAAGGATGCGAAGGGCAGGTTCAATAAGAAAAAGGCGATGGAGCTGGGTCTGAGTCCCGGCCCCGACTATTCTAAACTGCATGCCGGCGAAACGGTGAGGGGCGTGACCCCCGAAATGGTCATAGGTCCGTCAAGGCCGGGATACAGCGTGGTCTATTCGGGCGACACCGTTCCGTGCGCAGAACTGTCGGACGCCGCCGCGGGGGCGGACATACTCATACACGAATCCACCTTTTCCGAAAAGGAATCAAAGCTCGCGTCGGACCATAAGCACTCCACTTCCGTCCAGGCGGCCGAAACGGCCGAAAGATGCGGCTGCGGGATGCTGTTCCTGATACACATAAGCAACAGATACGATGACAAAGGGATCATAGAGGAAGAGGCCAAGGCGGTGTTCGGGAACTCCGTCGTCCCGGGTGACATGGACATGTATACGGTATCGGACAGAACGCCGAAGGAAGGCCGCGGCTTCCGCCGTCTCCCGCCAAAAGGCTCATAA
- the fen gene encoding flap endonuclease-1 translates to MGVNLSGLIEPDTAELSELEGKSVAVDAYNTIYQFLSIIRQPDGSPLCDGSGRVTSHLSGILYRTSNLIAQGIEPSFVFDGKPHELKMATLAERKERRDKAMAEWEYAIEEGDLKKAFSKAQQTSRMTKEIRESSKELISYLGLPIIDAPADGEAQAAYMCLKGDVWASASQDFDSILFGTPTLVRNMTITGRRKIPGKDQYKDVKTEIIDSKEFLDSLCVTREQLVDMCILIGTDFNPGVPGIGPKKSLKLIKDHGDLEGAMSHLSIEIPSFQEIRDIFLSSGYTDDYSAQPAEMDRGAVIEMLEGYDFSRDRVESTLDRIEASRKSMRSRKSQRSLDSWF, encoded by the coding sequence ATGGGTGTGAATCTTTCCGGACTGATCGAACCAGATACGGCGGAGCTGTCCGAACTGGAGGGGAAGAGCGTGGCGGTCGACGCCTACAACACGATATACCAGTTCCTTTCCATAATCAGGCAGCCGGACGGGTCCCCTCTCTGCGACGGGAGCGGGAGGGTGACGTCTCACCTGTCAGGGATCCTGTACAGAACCTCTAATTTAATAGCGCAGGGGATAGAACCTTCTTTCGTTTTTGACGGGAAACCGCATGAGCTGAAGATGGCCACGCTCGCTGAAAGGAAAGAGAGACGCGATAAAGCGATGGCGGAATGGGAGTACGCTATCGAGGAGGGCGACCTTAAGAAAGCATTCTCCAAAGCGCAACAGACATCGCGTATGACCAAAGAGATCAGAGAATCGTCGAAAGAACTGATATCATACCTCGGCCTCCCGATAATAGACGCCCCGGCCGACGGCGAGGCCCAGGCCGCATACATGTGTTTAAAAGGAGACGTGTGGGCGTCCGCGTCGCAGGATTTCGATTCCATACTGTTCGGGACCCCCACTCTGGTAAGGAACATGACCATCACCGGCAGAAGGAAGATCCCGGGAAAGGATCAGTACAAGGACGTGAAGACGGAGATCATCGACTCAAAGGAGTTTCTTGATTCTCTCTGCGTCACAAGGGAGCAGCTTGTAGATATGTGCATACTGATCGGGACAGATTTCAACCCCGGAGTTCCGGGAATAGGTCCGAAGAAGAGTCTGAAACTCATCAAGGACCACGGGGACCTCGAAGGCGCGATGTCGCATCTGTCGATAGAGATACCTTCCTTCCAAGAGATAAGGGATATCTTCCTGAGCAGCGGATATACGGACGATTATTCCGCCCAGCCCGCCGAGATGGACAGGGGGGCGGTCATCGAGATGCTGGAGGGGTACGACTTCTCCAGAGATAGGGTGGAAAGCACCCTGGACAGGATCGAAGCGTCCAGAAAGAGCATGAGATCAAGGAAGAGCCAGCGCAGCCTTGATTCCTGGTTCTGA
- a CDS encoding DNA topoisomerase I, with amino-acid sequence MRKLIITEKANAARRISTILSDGKTSSESGGGVTVLKFTTPADNDAGGDEYTVVSLRGHIIELDYPEEYNDWGGISPVDMVYTEPVKKVKVKSILSKINEFAKTADEIIIATDFDREGELIGMETVTAVGADMSKVKRAKFSALTKGEVEKAFSELTSPDRKLADAAEARQIIDLSWGAVLTRLVSLSAGQVGKNFMSVGRVQSPTLKLLVDRHEEIESFVPVPFWNIIGKFGMLAFKGEHERNPFWNKEDADAVMSGLSGVKKGKIISYEVSKKEEYRPSPFDTTLMQVEANKIGIPPTTAMKLAEDLYMGGYISYPRTENTEYPKSLSLRGVLEKLKDSDFKSEAEEILGQTNIFPSKGKKRTTDHPPIYPTAGASSDKMKGDKWKLYELIVRRFLATVGPNAEAEETDCAIDVGGEMFKARGYVQKELGWKKYYKKYLKTVEIRIPALKVGDDIDVRSMNLEDSETRPPFRYNQGSLIQEMDRLQLGTKSTRHEIISKLFSRNYVQGNNMVPTASGTALTKSLEKHGGGITEPEMTSRLESDMVDISEGNNTLEGVVKESQNMLFEVAKGISSEKEQFGDEIRSALRTQQFIGLCPTCGSNMRIKRSKNGNFIGCDGFPECARAYPLPRGALIQTTETTCQECGLAQLKIIRKGVPPSMQCIDPKCKSNTDKNDLGRCPACKEGTIRITFSKAGRRFAGCSGWPGCTQTYPLRPRGMLTPVWEQCEICGSPIVLFNGSRECINPDCATRGSRKPRTPVKKDGVKASPPKKKTSAKAEEKTA; translated from the coding sequence ATGAGAAAACTGATAATCACGGAGAAAGCGAACGCCGCAAGAAGGATCTCCACCATATTGTCCGACGGAAAGACCAGTTCCGAATCGGGAGGAGGGGTCACTGTCCTCAAATTCACTACGCCGGCCGATAATGACGCCGGCGGGGACGAATATACAGTGGTAAGCCTCAGAGGCCATATCATAGAGTTGGATTACCCTGAAGAATACAACGACTGGGGCGGAATATCCCCGGTCGACATGGTCTACACAGAACCCGTGAAGAAAGTAAAAGTGAAATCCATACTGAGCAAGATCAACGAATTCGCTAAGACCGCCGACGAGATCATCATCGCCACAGACTTTGACAGAGAAGGCGAACTGATAGGGATGGAAACGGTGACCGCCGTCGGCGCCGATATGTCCAAAGTGAAACGCGCAAAGTTCAGCGCTTTGACAAAGGGGGAAGTGGAAAAGGCCTTCTCCGAACTCACGTCCCCTGACAGAAAATTAGCTGACGCCGCCGAGGCAAGACAGATCATCGACCTCTCGTGGGGCGCGGTGCTTACGAGGCTCGTATCATTATCCGCCGGACAGGTTGGGAAGAACTTCATGTCCGTGGGGAGAGTGCAGAGCCCAACCCTTAAGCTGCTGGTCGATCGGCACGAAGAGATAGAGAGCTTCGTTCCGGTCCCGTTCTGGAACATCATAGGAAAATTCGGAATGCTCGCTTTCAAAGGAGAGCACGAAAGGAACCCGTTCTGGAACAAAGAGGACGCGGATGCGGTCATGTCAGGCCTGTCGGGAGTTAAAAAGGGGAAGATAATCTCATACGAGGTCTCAAAAAAAGAAGAGTACCGCCCGTCCCCTTTCGACACCACCCTCATGCAGGTGGAGGCCAACAAGATAGGTATCCCTCCGACCACGGCGATGAAGCTTGCCGAAGACCTCTACATGGGAGGATATATCTCATATCCGCGCACCGAGAACACAGAGTATCCCAAGAGTCTCAGTTTGAGAGGGGTGCTGGAGAAACTCAAGGATTCCGATTTCAAAAGCGAGGCCGAGGAGATCCTCGGCCAGACAAATATCTTCCCTTCTAAGGGAAAGAAGAGGACCACCGATCACCCTCCGATCTATCCGACGGCGGGCGCCAGTTCCGACAAGATGAAAGGTGACAAATGGAAACTCTACGAACTTATCGTAAGAAGATTCCTGGCGACCGTCGGACCCAATGCTGAGGCCGAGGAGACGGACTGCGCCATAGACGTCGGCGGAGAGATGTTCAAGGCCCGCGGCTATGTCCAGAAAGAACTGGGCTGGAAGAAATATTATAAAAAATATCTTAAGACCGTTGAGATCAGAATTCCGGCACTGAAGGTCGGCGATGATATCGACGTCAGGTCTATGAACCTCGAGGACTCCGAGACCAGACCTCCCTTCAGGTACAACCAGGGATCCCTGATCCAGGAGATGGACAGGCTGCAGCTGGGGACAAAGAGCACAAGACACGAGATCATAAGCAAACTGTTCTCAAGGAATTACGTGCAGGGGAATAACATGGTACCTACCGCCAGCGGCACCGCGCTCACGAAATCCCTTGAAAAACACGGCGGCGGGATCACCGAACCGGAGATGACGTCCCGGCTGGAGTCTGACATGGTGGACATCAGCGAGGGGAATAACACGCTGGAAGGTGTCGTGAAAGAATCGCAGAACATGCTGTTCGAGGTCGCCAAAGGGATATCCTCGGAAAAGGAACAGTTCGGCGATGAGATCCGCTCCGCCCTGAGGACGCAGCAGTTCATTGGACTGTGCCCTACCTGCGGCAGCAACATGAGGATCAAGAGATCGAAGAACGGGAACTTCATCGGGTGCGACGGCTTTCCGGAATGCGCACGGGCGTACCCCCTTCCGAGAGGCGCGCTTATACAGACAACGGAAACTACCTGCCAAGAATGTGGCCTGGCGCAACTGAAGATCATAAGGAAGGGCGTTCCGCCTTCTATGCAGTGCATAGACCCGAAATGCAAGAGCAACACGGATAAGAACGATCTCGGCAGATGCCCCGCATGCAAAGAAGGTACGATAAGGATAACATTCTCCAAAGCGGGAAGGCGTTTCGCGGGCTGCTCCGGGTGGCCGGGGTGCACTCAGACATATCCCCTCAGACCGAGAGGTATGCTGACGCCCGTATGGGAGCAGTGCGAAATTTGCGGCTCCCCTATCGTACTGTTCAACGGCTCCAGGGAATGCATCAACCCCGACTGCGCGACACGCGGCAGCCGGAAGCCTAGGACACCTGTCAAAAAAGACGGTGTCAAGGCCTCCCCCCCAAAGAAGAAGACCTCTGCAAAAGCAGAGGAAAAGACCGCTTGA